The Stackebrandtia nassauensis DSM 44728 genome includes the window TGCTGGGGCACACCCCCGACCCGCATCGCGTCAACGTGTGGGACAAGTCCGAACGCAACAGCATCCGCCGTCGCCCCGACACCTCCGGCGACCTGGTGCTGATGCCCGGCGACCGGGGTGGCGGCGAGTTCGCCTCCTCGCCGGAGATCGTGGAGCGTTGCACCGATCTGTTCCTGCGCCTGGAGGAGCAGTTCGACATCTCCATCGTGGACCTGTCCGCCGGACGGTCCTACGCCGCCGAGATCGTGCTGGGCGCGCTGGCCGCCCCCGACATGGAGGGCGTGGTGGCCCGCTGGCTGATCCACCACCGATGGACCCGGCAGCACATCCTGGCCGCCGCCGGACTGCTGGACGGCGAACGCGGCATCCTGGACATCGGTGTCCAGTTGGGACACGACAAGCGGAGGCTGCGGGAGTCGGTGCGCTACGTGCGCACCGCCGTCGTCGACCCGGACGCCGACGACCTGGCCGGGCTGCGGGCCCCGCAGGTGGCCTGGCTGCACGACTGCAACGACAGCCTCAACAAGCTCGCCAGCCGGGAGGCCATCGGGCGCGCCAACACCCTCGGCGACGTGCCACTGGACCCGGTACTGCAGTGGCGCGAGCAGATCCTCACCGAGTCCGACACCCACACCCGCGAGATCGCCAACGTCGCGACGGTGCGGGCCTTCGAGGACCTCGCCGACCGGCTCACCGACGACGTCGCCTGGGAGGCGCTGTGACCGGCGAGGAGCCGGACCACGCGGAGGCCGAGTTCCTGGAGGAGACCGCGGCGTCGCGTGTCGAGTCGGTGCCGTTGTCGCACCTGTCGATCGAACTGGGTCACCTGTACAGCGAGGACTACGAGGCCGACGACGACTCCCTGGTGGAGTTCTTCCGCCAGATCGGCGGCTGGGTGCGCGCGGCCGAGACCCGCGCCGCCGAGTTCACCGGCACCCGGCCCCGCGTCAGCACCTGCTTCATGGTCGACGACTACTTCGGACACTTCGGCGGGCCGCGCGAGGTGGTGCCGCGCATCGAGAAGCTGGCACACCGTGCCGGGGTGCGCATCGACTACCTGGCCCGCGAGTCGGCCTGCGCCGCCCACGGCGAGGTGCGACCGGCCCGGCTGGTGGAGGCCCGCATCGTCGCCGAACCCATCCCCGGCGACAACGGCAACCGGCCCCCGACCTCGGTCAGCGGCTGGCTGTCCAACGGCGAACGCTCCGGCGAACGCCACACCCCCGGCACCGGTTACGCCATGGGCCACCGCACCGACTGGCAGCCGCCCAAGGAGACCGCGGCCAACCGGCACTCGGTGTTCGTCGACGTGGAACTGTGGAGCGAGGAGGCCGACGAACGGGTCTGGTCCTGCGCCTACCTGGCCTCGGTCTGGCAGCTGCTGCGGCTGGGACTGTTGCGCGACAACGGCGACGCCGTCGGTGTCCCGGCCGCCCGCCCCGAGGCGCTGCCCTCGTCCTGGGACGAGATGCCCGCGGTGACCCGGCTGGAGGAGGGCGCCGACCCCTTCAACGCCTACCGGACACTATCTATCATGGACAGCCGGTTCCTGCGGGTCGAGGACGCCGTGCGGGTGATCCTGAACCAGATCGCGGTGGAGTCCGAGGTCGACGCCGAGGTGCTGCGGCGCGCGAAGGCCGAACGGATGCGGCTGCCCTCCGAGCCGGTCGACCGGCTCGAGTACGTCTTCACCGGCCGCTGAGATCGCCAGAGCCTCAGTGCCCCGGTCCCAGTTGGCCGATCCACGGCGGATCCGCGCCGGGGACCTCACAGCAGCGGGCCGCGACCAGGGCGGCCAGTTCCAGCGCGTCGGTGAGGGTCGCCAGGTCGAGCCGGTCGAGCCGTCCGCCGTGGTGCCCCCGCACCGTCAGCCGGTGCAGCAGTCCGGCGGTGAAGGCGTCACCGGCGCCGATGGTGTCGGCGACGTGGACGCGGCGGGCCGCCACCTTGACCCATTCGCCGTCCAATGAGGCCACCGCTCCATGGGCGCCGCGGGTGATGACGATGAGGCGGCAGCCGAGGGTGTGCCAGCGTTCGCACAGCCGGCGCGCGTCGGTGTCGGGGTGGGTGAAGTCGAGGTCGTCCTGACTGAGTTTGAGGATGTCGGCCAGGCTGGCCCAGGCGTCCAGGCCGCGCCGATACCGTTCGGCCGAGGCGATCGCGGGACGCACGTTGGGGTCGATGGAGACGGTGGCGCGCGGCCGGGCCTTGCGCAGTGTCGCCGTGATGGCCTCGGCGCCCGGCGACAGCACCAGCGCCAGGGATCCGGTGTGGACGACCGACGAGGTGGCCGCGGCGGCCAGTTCGTCCTCGTTCCACTGCCAGTCGGCGGTGCCGTCGATGTAGAAGTCGTAGGCCGCGCCGCCGCTGTCGTCGATCGCGGCGATGGCCAGCGTCGCCTCCCGCCGCTCGGTCACCGAACCCGACAGGTCCACCATGGATTTCTCCAGGTGGGTGCGCAGCAGCTGCCCCAGGACGCCGCCCGACAACCGGCCGAAGAACCGGGTCGGGCTGCCCAGCCGGGCCAGCGCCACCGCGGTGTTGGCGGGTCCGCCGCCGGGGCGCACCTCCAGTCGCAGCGCCCCGTCGGTGGCGCTCGGTTCCGCCACGGCGTCGGCCACCGCCTCGCCGATGACGGCGATCGATTTCGTCACCCCTACGTTTTAGCAGCGACGGCGACCCGATTCCCGGTCAGTCCCGGTCCGGCGGCATGTCGGCCGGTTTCTCGGCCTGGTCCCACAGCAGGGTGAAGAAGTTCGCGGCGTCCTTGACCGCGGTCTCGTTGACGGTGATCTTGGTGGTCAGGGTCCGGGGGGTGTCCTTGGGGTCGCGGCGCGCGGCGGCGGTGGTCTCGTAGACCAGCTGGTCGTCGAAGACGATGAAGTCGTGCAGTTTGGACGCCGCGGTGCCCCGGATCCGCTCCGGGTGCAGCACCCGCACCTCGATGCCCAGGTCGCGTTGCGGGATCACGATTCCCGACAGCAGCGACTTCGAGGAGTCGTCGGGCAGGTCGGACACGAAGATGCGCTGCACCCGCACCTTCCGCTCCAGGATCGCCATCTCCTGTAGGTCGAGGTAGCGGATTCCCAGATCGGAGCGCCACAGGCCGCCGTCGACGAAGTTGTGCCCACCGGCGTCCACAGTAGCCAGGCTGATGGCCTTGATCGACTCGCGCGACTTGTCGGCGAGGGTGAGCAGCCAGTCGCGGTCCTCGCCCTGGTAGGCGGCGGTCTTCTGGTACCGCAGCTCCCGCATGAAGGCCCCCAGCCGCACCATCTCGGCCTTGGCCAGCGACGCGGCCAGTTCCGGGTGGTTGGCGTCCACCTCGATGGCGTCGCGCACCAGGCCGTCGGCGTTGTCGACCGGCAGCCGCGACTTGGCCAGCAACTGCACCAGGTGGGCCCCGTGCCCGAGGTCGTCGATGTTGCTGTTGAGTTTCAGCTCGACGTTGTCCAGATGCGAGTCCATCGTCTCGCCGAGGTTCGTCATCCGCGAGTCGACGTCGTACAGGAACTGCGCCACGAAGATCACCCCGGCCATGAACACCGAGGTCATGATCGCCATGGGTTTGTTGTCGCCGAGCAGTTCCTCGGTGATGAAGTAGGTCAGCGCACCGACGACGAGCGACGCCACGATCTTTATCGTCAGCCGACGGGAGGAAGGGGATTTGGGATCGGTCGTACTGGCCACGAGAGTCCTCGCAATCTCTATGGGGGCGCGTGCATCGCCGAAGTGACCGCGGCGACGGTGAACTGATCGCGGATGCGCTGCACGAGGTTCTCCCACTGCCGGGTGAAGCCGGGGTTCTTCTCGAGCGCGGGCCACACCCCGCGCAGCGAGGGCTCCACCCGCACCGACGGCATCCACAGTGGCAGCAGGTGGTCGATGGTGGGGAAGAGCCGGGCGATCACCTCGGGGCGGTCGCGGCTGCCGATCCCGGTGCGGTCCAGGATCTCCGACAGGGTCGTCACCAGCCAGTCGTGGACGGCGATGTCCTCGCACAGGGTCGCCAGCGCGCGCGGGGCGGTCTCGCGGGAGCGCAGGATCAGGATGCGCTGCGGCGAGTCCTTGATGGTGAACGAGACGGTGGCGGTGTCGTCCGGGCGGGAGGCGAACTCGCCGGGCGTGTAGGCGATCCAGCGCAGCCGGGTGCTCCGGGCCCGAAACGGGGCCCGGCGGTCGAGGCCGGGGCGGCGTCGCAGCAGGTCGAGGGTCCGCTGACTGACGGCGGCCAGGTTGAGGGCGTCGCGGGCCAGGGTTTCGGCGCCGACGTCGGTGACCATTTTCGACAGATCACACTTGCCGATCGTCTCCAGCACACCGGGCCGGGCCAGGTAGTGCGACCACGGCAGCCGGTAGGGCCGGTCGCCGCGCCGCAGTTCGGTGAAGGTGGAGCCCTGCACGATCCGGCCGCCGACGGCCACGGCGCGCCCGATGGCGGTGCCCACGGCGCGGGTCGTCCTGCCGTGCACGGGAAGTCGGCAGTCCAGTCCGGTCAGGAACTCCGGCGATCGCGCGTATGCCAACGGCCGGGCCGAAACCCGGACCCGCTCGCCCGGGGCGATGGCCAGCAGTTCGGTGGTGCCGCGGATCGAGAGCGCGTGGGAATGCTGGATGAGACCTGTGTGAATCTCTCCGTACACCACCACGTGAAACTCACGCCCTTTCGTGAGAACGCATGCCCCTCAACGTAATCGTATAGGCAACTATGCATTTATGACTGTCAAATTAGTGACACCGGCACGCAGTGCCATTGCGTAGTATGGCCTGATGACCGGACCACAGGGTTATGACGCGCTGGTGGTCGGTGCGGGAGTCTCCGGGCTGACCACCGCGGTGGTGTTGGCCGAGGCCGGACTGGCGGTCCGGGTCATGACGAGCGATCCACCACTGCGGACGGTCTCGGCGATGGCCGGAGCGAGCTGGGGACCGTTTCTGGCCGGGCACGAGGCGGTGCCGCGCTGGAGCGCGGTGAGCCGGGCGGTGTTCGTCCAGCTGGCCGCCGAGTACGGCAGCGGGGTGCACCTGTCGAGCGGGGTCGAGGCCTACCAGAACATGGACGCCGCCCCCCGCTGGGCCACCGAGGTGCCCGACTTCCGCGACTGCGAACTGGGGGAGTACCCCACCGGCTACAAGGGAGCGTGGCGGTACACCATCCCGCTGGTCGACATGCCCAGCTACCTCAGCTACCTGAGCCAGCGGCTGAGCTACTGCGGTGGCGGCATCGACGTCATCGCGCCGTTGACCTCGCTGTCGGTCCCGCTGAGCGTCGCCCCGGTCGTCGTCAACTGCACCGGCCTGGGGGCCAGGGAACTGCTCGACGACGTCGACGTGGTGCCGTGCCGGGGCCAGCTGACCGTGGTGGAGAACCCCGGCATCACCGACTTCTTCCAGGACAACATCGACGGCGACGACCTGACCTGCATCTTCCCGCACGGCGACAAGGTGGTCCTTGGCGGCACGACCGAGACCAACGTGGACGCGATGACCTACGACCCGAACCAGGAACGCCAGATCCTGGACCGCTGCGCCCGCATCGACCCCCGGCTCGCCGGGGCCCGGGTGGTGGAACGCCGTGTCGGACTGCGCCCGCAGCGCTCCCGCATCCGGGTGGAACGCGACCCCAACCTCGACGGCCTCATCCACAACTACGGCCACGGCGGTTCCGGCGTGACGCTGTCGTGGGGCTGCGCCATGGACGTCCTGAAGCTGGTCCGGCAGCGCTGACGCGCGCCGAATAGGCCGATGGACATGTCTGCGTTGTTTCTGGATTGTTACCTGGGTCGCTATTCCCCAAACGTGCGGCGGTTCGCTAACCTGCTTTGATCGGACGAATTTTATTACTCCCCAGTATTCTCGTCCACCTTGGAGGACTTGTGGCCAGACGGTCCGGCCCCACGACGTTCGGGTCGGGGCTGAAGCTTGGCGTCTTCGCGGTGATCACCTCGTTGGCGCTGGTGCTGTTGACCGACGCGCTGGGAGGTGTGAGCCTGCCCGGAGCGGCGGGATACACCGCCATGTTCGAAGACGCCACCGGCCTGCTGCCCGGTGACGAGGTGCGCATCGCCGGCGCCAAGGTCGGCGAGGTCGACGACGTCGAACTGGAGCAGGGCAACAAACCGCTGGCGAAGGTGACCTTCGACCTGGACGAGGACCGCGACATCCCCGAGAGCGTCCACGCCACCATCCGGTACCGCAACATGGTGGGACAGAGATATATAGCCCTGACCCAGGCCGCCGACGGGGAGTCGCCCAGCGCGAAGAACCTGGAACCCGGCGACGTCATCGGGGTGCGCCAGACCTCCCCGGCACTGGATCTGACGGTGCTGCTCAACGGGTTCAAGCCGCTGTTCGCGGCACTGAGCCCCGACGAGGTGAACTCGCTGTCCTACGAGATCATCCAGACGCTGCAGGGCGAGGGTTCGACGGTGGAGAGCCTGCTGTCCCACACCGCGTCCCTGACCTCCACACTGGCCGAGAACGACGAGACCATCGGCAAGGTCATCACGAACCTCAACGACATCCTGTCCACCGTCGCCGACCGCGACGAGGAGCTCGACACCTCGATCGGCCGGTTGCAGGAGTTCGTGTCCGGGCTGTCGGAGGACCGCGAGGCCCTGGGCGAGGCGGTCTCCTCGATCGGCACCCTCACCACCCAGACCAGCCAGCTGGTCACCGACGCCCGACCCGCCCTCGACGCCGACATCTCGGCGCTGGACGAGCTGTCGACGACGCTTTTGGACAACTCCGCCACCATCGAGGACGCCCTGCACGACCTGCCCAACACGTACCAGGAACTGACCACGACCGCCTCCTACGGCTCCTGGTTCAACTTCTTCCTGTGCGACTTCGACGGGGAACTGGGCGTCACCGACGAGGTCACCATCAACCCGGTCGCGATCCACTCCCCGCAGCCGCGTTGCGACGCCACGGGAGGTGGTTCCTGATGGCGGACGAGAAGAAGAAGGCCCGGCGCGCGCTGGGCCTGAAGAAGATCCGGGGCCGCAAGAAGGCCGCCAAACCCCGCAACGTCAAACGCACCGGCGCGATCACGCTGGTCATCGCGATCATGGCGGTACTGGGCGCCTTCCAGATGGACGACCTGGTGCTGCTGGCCTCCGGCAGCAGCTACACCGCGCAGCTGCGCGACGCGGCCGGGCTGACCCCCGGCACCGAGGTGCGGGTCGCCGGTGTCAAGGTCGGCAAGATAACCAGCGTCGACCTGGCCGGTCTCGGTACCCAGAAACCGCACGTCGACGTGGACTTCCGCATCGACGGCGACGTCACGATGGGGGACCGGACCGCCGCCTCGGTACGGCTCAAGACCGTCCTGGGTCAGCGCTACCTGGCCATCGAGCCCAAGGGCGACGGCGAACTGAAGAACGACACCATCCCGACCTCGCGCACCGCCACCCCGCTGGACGTCGTCGACGCCGTCAACAACCTGGCCGACACCGTCGGCGAGATCGACACCGACCAGCTGGGCACCGCGCTGGAGGTCCTGTCGGACACCTTCGCCGACACCAATGACGAAGTCGACGAATCGCTGAAGGGCATCAGCGAACTGTCCAAGACCATCTCGTCCCGCAACGAGGAACTGGGCGACCTGCTGGAGAGCGCCCGCTCGGTGACGAAGGTGCTGGCCGAACGCGACGAGGAGTTCAAGAAACTCGTCTCCGACGGCAACAAGCTGCTCGGCGAGGTCAAGAACCGCAAGGAGGCCATCCACGACCTGCTGGCCTCGACGGTCACGTTGTCGGAGGAGTTGCAGGGCCTCGTCGACGACCAGGAGAAGGACCTCGCCCCCGCGCTGACCAAACTGGACGGTGTCGTGGACCTGCTGAAGGACAACCAGGAGAACCTGGAGAAGACCCTGACCAACATGGGTCCGTTCCTCAAGGCCTTCTCCAACGTCACCTCCAACGGCCGCTGGTTCGACTCCTATATCGAGGGACTCCTCCAGCCCTACGAAGTCGAGGTGGGCTGATGCGACGCTTCATGCGCAACCCGGTGACGGTGCTGTTCGTCGTCGTCGTCCTGGCCGCCACCGCCTTCTTCACCTGGCAGGCGCTGTCCAACAACGGCCGCCACGTCACCGCCGAGTTCACCCGCGCCGTCGGCGTGTACGAGGGCTCGGACGTGCGGGTGCTGGGCGTCAAGGTCGGTGAGATCACCTCGGTGCAGCCCAAGGGGAAGATCGTCAAGGTCGGGCTGCGCATCGACGAGGACTACCCGATCCCCGACGACGCCAAGGCCATCGTGATCCCGCCCAGCATCGTCGCCGACCGCTACGTCCAGCTGGCCCCCGCCTACACCGGCGGCGCCCGGCTGGAGGGCGGCACGACACTGGGCCCCGACCGCACCGTGGTCCCGCTGGAACTCGACGAGGTCTACGAGTCGCTGGACGAGTTCGCCGGAGCCCTCGGTGAGGACGAGTCGCTGGGCGAGGCCATCGCGACCGCCAAGAAGAACCTCAAGGGCAACGGCAAGGACCTCGGCGAGACGCTCGACAACCTGGGCGAGGTCTCCGAGGTCCTCAACGAGCACTCCGACGACATCTGGGGCACCGTCGACAACCTGGCCGAGTTCACCAAGATGCTGGCCGAGTCCGACGCCGAGGTCGAGGTGTTCAACGAACAGCTCGCCGAGGTCTCCACCCAGCTGTCCGACGAACGCGGCACCCTGTCCAAGGCGCTGCGCGAGTTGTCGGTGGCGCTGGCCGACATCGGCAGGTTCGTCGACAAGAACGCCGACAAGCTCACCAAGTCGGTGGAGAAGCTGTCCGACCTGTCGGGTGTCTTCGCCCGGCAGCAGGAGTCGCTGATCAACATCCTCGACTACGCGCCGGTCGCGCTGACCAACCTCGACCTGGCCTACAACTCCCGCTCGGGAACCATGGACACCCGCGACGACCTGCTGGGCCCCTACGACCCGGCCGGGTTCCTGTGCGCGAACATCGCCACCGCGGTGGCACTGGAGGACGTCCCGGCCGCCTGCTTCGACCTGGCCGACTCGCTGGCGGAGGGCGGAGCCGAGATGCCCAAGGAGCTCAAGTCGCTGGTCGGCAAGGGCGAGTCCATCCTGGGGGACACATGAGACGCGCCAACGTCGCCAAGCTGACCGCCGTGATCGCCGCGGCGGCGCTGGCGGGCTGCTCCTCGGCACCGCTGCCCGGCGGCGAGGGCGGCGACGGCTACCAGGTGGCGATCGAGTTCGCCGACGTCACCGACCTGGTCCCGTACTCGACGGTCAAGGTCGACGACGTGACCGTCGGACAGGTCGAGGAGATCACGGTCTCCGAGAAGTGGACCGCCAAGGTCAAGATCCGCGTCAACGACGACGTCGAACTGCCCCGCAACGCGATCGCCGCACTGCGACAGACCAGCCTGCTGGGCGAGAAGTTCGTCGAACTGGCGCCGCCCACCGAGTCCAAACCGGCGGGCAGCCTCAGCGAGGGCGACTCGATCCCGTTGTCGCGCACCGACAAGGGCGCCGAGGTCGAGGAAGTGCTCGGCGCGGTGGCCCTGGTGTTGCAGGGCGGCGGCCTGGAACAGCTGCGCACCATCAACACCGAGCTGTCCGACATGATGCAGGGCCGCGAGGGCGAGATCAAGGACAGCCTCGGCGAACTCGACACCTTCATGACCAGCCTCGACGACCAGCGCGAGGACATCGTCACCGCGCTGGAGGCGCTGGAGAAGCTGTCGGGGGACCTGGCCGACCAGAAGGAGACCATCGGCGAGGCCCTGGACGCCATCGCTCCGGGCGTCACCACGCTGGCCAAGCAGAAGGGCATGATCACCGAGGCCATCACGGCGCTGGGTGAGCTCGGCGAGGTCGGCTCGGACGTGATCGAGCAGAGCGGCGACGAGACCGTCGCGATCCTGCAGGACCTGCAACCGGTGCTGGAGAACCTGGTCAAGGCCGGGGACCACTTCCCGCAGGGCCTGGAGCTGGCCGGGTCGTACCCGTTCCCGCCCAACGTCTCCGAGACCATCGAGGACGACTTCGTCAACCTGTACATCACCCTCGACGGCAGCCTGGAGAACGTCCTGGGCAACACGCTGGGGGAGAAGCCGATCAAGCAGGCCGACCCGGACAACCCCGAGTCCACCCCGGGCGGCACCGAGGGCGGCGGCATCGACCCCATCACCGGCGGCATCGACGACCTGCTCGGCGGCGGCATCACCGGCGACGAGGACGAGGACGAGGAGGAGGCACCGTGATCTCCCGGAAGCTGCGGCTCCAGATCGGCGTCTTCGCCCTGATCTCGCTGCTGGGCATCGCGTTCGTCGGGGTGCGCTACCTCGGCTGGTTCGACTCGTCCTATGTGGTCTACGTGGACGCCAAGGAGACCGGCGGCGCCTACGAGCACGCCGCCGTGGCCTACCGCGGCGTGCCGATCGGCCGGGTCGGCGAGGTCAAGCTGCACGGCAAGGGCGCCCGGATGGAACTGCGGATCGACTCCGAGACCAAGGTGCCCAAGGACGTCAAGGCCGTGGTCGCGCAGCGCTCGGCCGTCGGCGAACAGTACGTGGACCTGCGCCCCAACACCGCCGAGGGCCCGTACCTGGGCGAGGGCGACGTCGTGGACGACGTGGCCACCCCGCTGCCGATGGAGCAGCTGCTGGCGAATCTGGACGGCCTGCTGGAAAGCGTCGACCCCGACGACCTGAAGGTCGTCATCGACGAACTGGGCGCCGCCTTCGAGGGCAACGAGGAATCGCTGGACAAGATGCTCGACGCCACCCAGACCCTCATCGACGACGCCGCCGAGCACCTGCCCGAGACCGTCGACCTGCTCAAGGACGGCAAGACCGTCCTGGAGACCCAGGACGACTCGGCCTCGGCGATCCGCACCTGGGCCGACAAGCTGTCGGAACTGACCACGACGGTCAAGAAGTCGGACAAGGACATCCGCAAGCTGCTCGACGTCGGCCCCGAGGCCGCCGACGAGGTCTCCGGGCTGATCCACGACCTGGACCCGAACCTGGGCACCCTGCTGGGCAACATGATCTCGGTCAACGGCGTGGCCGTGCAGCGGCTGCCCAACATCGAGGAGGTGCTGGTCACCTACCCGATGGTGATCTCCGGCGGCTCCACCGTGACCCCCGGCGACGGCACCGCGCACTTCGGGCTGGTCCTCAACTTCGACAACCCGCCGCCGTGCGTCTACGGCGAGGGCAACGACGGCTACGAGTGCACCGCGGGCGAACAGGGCGAGGGTTCGGCCGTGCGCGGCTGGCAGCACGCCCCCGGCGCCACCGGCCCGGCCATCGAGCCGGTGCCGCTGCCCGAGAGCGGCGCGTCCAAGGACGGCGACTCCGACGACGACGGCGAGGGCACCGCGCAAGGTGGCGACGCCGATACCGAGTCGAGTCGATACGGTTACGACCCCTTGACCGGATTGTTGGTCGACAGTGACGGTATGCCGATACAGTTCGGCAGCACCGGTGGCCAGTACGAACTGGCCGGCGAGGAGTCGTGGAAATCCCTGCTGTTGACCGGAGTGATGTCTTGAAATCGAAACAAGGGAAACTGCTCGGCGCGAAGAGCACCTGGCAGGCCCTGAACGTCATCCTGCTCGTGATCACCCTGGGCGGGTTGGCCGGAGGCGTGTGGTTCGGGTTCAAATGGTTCGACGGCGCCCGGGTGGGCAGCTCCCAGACCGACCCGGTCGACGCGGCCCGCGAGGTCGTCACCAAGATCCTGACGGTGTCGCCCGGGACCGTGGACGAGAACCTGGCCGACGTCGAGGAGCTCGCGACCGGCGACTTCGCCGACGAGTGGATCGAGGGCGAGAAGACCGTCAAGAAGTCGGTGCAGGAGTCGGGCGCGACCCGCAAGCCCGACATCCTCAAGGCCGGTTACCTCAAGGGCGACTCGGACTCGGCGACCGTGATCCTGGCCGCCGACACCCGCACCACCTTCAAGAACAAGATCGACGAC containing:
- a CDS encoding MlaD family protein, whose translation is MISRKLRLQIGVFALISLLGIAFVGVRYLGWFDSSYVVYVDAKETGGAYEHAAVAYRGVPIGRVGEVKLHGKGARMELRIDSETKVPKDVKAVVAQRSAVGEQYVDLRPNTAEGPYLGEGDVVDDVATPLPMEQLLANLDGLLESVDPDDLKVVIDELGAAFEGNEESLDKMLDATQTLIDDAAEHLPETVDLLKDGKTVLETQDDSASAIRTWADKLSELTTTVKKSDKDIRKLLDVGPEAADEVSGLIHDLDPNLGTLLGNMISVNGVAVQRLPNIEEVLVTYPMVISGGSTVTPGDGTAHFGLVLNFDNPPPCVYGEGNDGYECTAGEQGEGSAVRGWQHAPGATGPAIEPVPLPESGASKDGDSDDDGEGTAQGGDADTESSRYGYDPLTGLLVDSDGMPIQFGSTGGQYELAGEESWKSLLLTGVMS
- a CDS encoding SCO2522 family protein, which produces MTGEEPDHAEAEFLEETAASRVESVPLSHLSIELGHLYSEDYEADDDSLVEFFRQIGGWVRAAETRAAEFTGTRPRVSTCFMVDDYFGHFGGPREVVPRIEKLAHRAGVRIDYLARESACAAHGEVRPARLVEARIVAEPIPGDNGNRPPTSVSGWLSNGERSGERHTPGTGYAMGHRTDWQPPKETAANRHSVFVDVELWSEEADERVWSCAYLASVWQLLRLGLLRDNGDAVGVPAARPEALPSSWDEMPAVTRLEEGADPFNAYRTLSIMDSRFLRVEDAVRVILNQIAVESEVDAEVLRRAKAERMRLPSEPVDRLEYVFTGR
- a CDS encoding MCE family protein, encoding MADEKKKARRALGLKKIRGRKKAAKPRNVKRTGAITLVIAIMAVLGAFQMDDLVLLASGSSYTAQLRDAAGLTPGTEVRVAGVKVGKITSVDLAGLGTQKPHVDVDFRIDGDVTMGDRTAASVRLKTVLGQRYLAIEPKGDGELKNDTIPTSRTATPLDVVDAVNNLADTVGEIDTDQLGTALEVLSDTFADTNDEVDESLKGISELSKTISSRNEELGDLLESARSVTKVLAERDEEFKKLVSDGNKLLGEVKNRKEAIHDLLASTVTLSEELQGLVDDQEKDLAPALTKLDGVVDLLKDNQENLEKTLTNMGPFLKAFSNVTSNGRWFDSYIEGLLQPYEVEVG
- a CDS encoding FAD-dependent oxidoreductase; its protein translation is MTGPQGYDALVVGAGVSGLTTAVVLAEAGLAVRVMTSDPPLRTVSAMAGASWGPFLAGHEAVPRWSAVSRAVFVQLAAEYGSGVHLSSGVEAYQNMDAAPRWATEVPDFRDCELGEYPTGYKGAWRYTIPLVDMPSYLSYLSQRLSYCGGGIDVIAPLTSLSVPLSVAPVVVNCTGLGARELLDDVDVVPCRGQLTVVENPGITDFFQDNIDGDDLTCIFPHGDKVVLGGTTETNVDAMTYDPNQERQILDRCARIDPRLAGARVVERRVGLRPQRSRIRVERDPNLDGLIHNYGHGGSGVTLSWGCAMDVLKLVRQR
- a CDS encoding MCE family protein; this encodes MRRANVAKLTAVIAAAALAGCSSAPLPGGEGGDGYQVAIEFADVTDLVPYSTVKVDDVTVGQVEEITVSEKWTAKVKIRVNDDVELPRNAIAALRQTSLLGEKFVELAPPTESKPAGSLSEGDSIPLSRTDKGAEVEEVLGAVALVLQGGGLEQLRTINTELSDMMQGREGEIKDSLGELDTFMTSLDDQREDIVTALEALEKLSGDLADQKETIGEALDAIAPGVTTLAKQKGMITEAITALGELGEVGSDVIEQSGDETVAILQDLQPVLENLVKAGDHFPQGLELAGSYPFPPNVSETIEDDFVNLYITLDGSLENVLGNTLGEKPIKQADPDNPESTPGGTEGGGIDPITGGIDDLLGGGITGDEDEDEEEAP
- a CDS encoding carbohydrate kinase family protein; translated protein: MTKSIAVIGEAVADAVAEPSATDGALRLEVRPGGGPANTAVALARLGSPTRFFGRLSGGVLGQLLRTHLEKSMVDLSGSVTERREATLAIAAIDDSGGAAYDFYIDGTADWQWNEDELAAAATSSVVHTGSLALVLSPGAEAITATLRKARPRATVSIDPNVRPAIASAERYRRGLDAWASLADILKLSQDDLDFTHPDTDARRLCERWHTLGCRLIVITRGAHGAVASLDGEWVKVAARRVHVADTIGAGDAFTAGLLHRLTVRGHHGGRLDRLDLATLTDALELAALVAARCCEVPGADPPWIGQLGPGH
- a CDS encoding SCO2521 family protein: MVVYGEIHTGLIQHSHALSIRGTTELLAIAPGERVRVSARPLAYARSPEFLTGLDCRLPVHGRTTRAVGTAIGRAVAVGGRIVQGSTFTELRRGDRPYRLPWSHYLARPGVLETIGKCDLSKMVTDVGAETLARDALNLAAVSQRTLDLLRRRPGLDRRAPFRARSTRLRWIAYTPGEFASRPDDTATVSFTIKDSPQRILILRSRETAPRALATLCEDIAVHDWLVTTLSEILDRTGIGSRDRPEVIARLFPTIDHLLPLWMPSVRVEPSLRGVWPALEKNPGFTRQWENLVQRIRDQFTVAAVTSAMHAPP
- a CDS encoding MCE family protein, which encodes MARRSGPTTFGSGLKLGVFAVITSLALVLLTDALGGVSLPGAAGYTAMFEDATGLLPGDEVRIAGAKVGEVDDVELEQGNKPLAKVTFDLDEDRDIPESVHATIRYRNMVGQRYIALTQAADGESPSAKNLEPGDVIGVRQTSPALDLTVLLNGFKPLFAALSPDEVNSLSYEIIQTLQGEGSTVESLLSHTASLTSTLAENDETIGKVITNLNDILSTVADRDEELDTSIGRLQEFVSGLSEDREALGEAVSSIGTLTTQTSQLVTDARPALDADISALDELSTTLLDNSATIEDALHDLPNTYQELTTTASYGSWFNFFLCDFDGELGVTDEVTINPVAIHSPQPRCDATGGGS
- a CDS encoding MCE family protein; protein product: MRRFMRNPVTVLFVVVVLAATAFFTWQALSNNGRHVTAEFTRAVGVYEGSDVRVLGVKVGEITSVQPKGKIVKVGLRIDEDYPIPDDAKAIVIPPSIVADRYVQLAPAYTGGARLEGGTTLGPDRTVVPLELDEVYESLDEFAGALGEDESLGEAIATAKKNLKGNGKDLGETLDNLGEVSEVLNEHSDDIWGTVDNLAEFTKMLAESDAEVEVFNEQLAEVSTQLSDERGTLSKALRELSVALADIGRFVDKNADKLTKSVEKLSDLSGVFARQQESLINILDYAPVALTNLDLAYNSRSGTMDTRDDLLGPYDPAGFLCANIATAVALEDVPAACFDLADSLAEGGAEMPKELKSLVGKGESILGDT
- a CDS encoding SCO2523 family variant P-loop protein, producing the protein MLVFATSDKGGTGRSVTSCNLAYRSALRGKNVCYVDYDFGSPTAGAVFGIEVVARGTDAGGLHEYLLGHTPDPHRVNVWDKSERNSIRRRPDTSGDLVLMPGDRGGGEFASSPEIVERCTDLFLRLEEQFDISIVDLSAGRSYAAEIVLGALAAPDMEGVVARWLIHHRWTRQHILAAAGLLDGERGILDIGVQLGHDKRRLRESVRYVRTAVVDPDADDLAGLRAPQVAWLHDCNDSLNKLASREAIGRANTLGDVPLDPVLQWREQILTESDTHTREIANVATVRAFEDLADRLTDDVAWEAL